The Syngnathus typhle isolate RoL2023-S1 ecotype Sweden linkage group LG16, RoL_Styp_1.0, whole genome shotgun sequence genome includes a region encoding these proteins:
- the znf839 gene encoding zinc finger protein 839 isoform X1 yields MADNEDESGSGRTITVAEPPRSPAQTHAADSTQPDDATLPETIAPSTDPTESTPAATVEEREERSPAVSGEQSDHPVDLPEGVSAAAPAVGESQLVDFLQGEQSILVGAELSSLAADMSNTTIIYVQPDGSLMEGSGLTAEEQQALLEQLSKQQVVQVSDSEAVQLLQQSQVVKSSPVHSVALNPSQLQQVISQVSGKTPQQPVQKIVQVQTPQQAVKQVVQVHTPQQVVQQAVKHLVQVQPLQQAVKQVVQVQSPQQVVKQVVQVQNASQHLKTVAQQAVLQGGGSSASTVHLTQSKPEPVRIQIQAPPKQEVKPRPASQQHNSQSVNQPQVTLSTNGTTQIIHIQPMVAQQGQQLFLQQNLGDAPIQLLLQSPAPVVGSLLPVVHKLPAPPSAAKTPPAATPIVKLANVSLLKPPANGTASSPSKSPVKQTAALPVQASPPGAGPPAPVASSTVKDRDKEKVRKQKKKDKKAVKVQTRSGRVSRPPKYKAKDYKFIKTEDLAESHQSDSDDYSDMSTEDEERKDGTRDADTSLTYSHKSRAHPCQTCDKAYIGLGGLNRHYKLNPSHGEPELAGDVPPQTDPEDGQVRMVATEMTAATMPDAATEEETEEKSAVTATDKEPGPAASAGGFRGVHHRGPGRPRGRGRGRGRGRGRSLGVPPKKFVQVSGGLSLMGRRGRPGRPPKQVGGTVSAELQAERRRERLQQLVDQCEDEELMDIVLPRLTKVLSVWEMLLAKVERTSPPRTHFPDVYREFESLQAQVRQAAQDYIAAPQGGAAPLEVRNIEVARSLGILDEVNRMKVLPGTASTSGVSNKSSRYMENSKMLPPSKRFKMENSVPLQHNGIERASGSSAAPVATSLAPVTPTSATPLLPTEAKHSAGPAQAPAAATPMEVTTAERQATEAPAPPPAPESPAPVVPAQEPEKLPETCLVQEGQEIYIETDGLSDADGIVIVNGPDGTTMHIQTPEGVPLEAVQALLGIESGDPSKAS; encoded by the exons ATGGCGGACAACGAGGATGAGAGCGGGTCCGGGAGAACAATAACAGTCGCCGAACCTCCTCGCTCCCCAGCTCAGACCCACGCCGCGGACTCCACACAGCCCGATGATGCCACCCTGCCGGAAACCATCGCCCCGAGCACCGATCCGACCGAGAGTACCCCCGCGGCGACGGTCGAAGAGCGCGAGGAAAGATCGCCCGCGGTCTCCGGCGAGCAGAGCGACCATCCCGTGGACCTGCCCGAGGGAGTCtctgctgctgcccccgcggtCGGGGAGTCTCAACTGGTGGACTTTTTACAGGGAGAACAAAGCATCCTGGTGGGCGCAGAGTTGTCCAGCTTGGCCGCAGACATGAGCAACACCACAATCATCTACGTGCAGCCGGACGGCAGCCTGATGGAGGGCTCTGGGCTGACCGCTGAGGAGCAACAGGCTCTGCTGGAGCAGCTCAGCAAGCAGCAGGTGGTTCAAGTGTCCGACAGCGAGGCCGTCCAGCTGCTCCAGCAGAGCCAGGTTGTAAAGAGCAGCCCCGTCCACAGCGTGGCTCTCAATCCCAGCCAGCTGCAGCAGGTCATTAGCCAGGTGAGCGGCAAGACCCCACAGCAGCCTGTCCAGAAAATAGTCCAGGTCCAGACCCCACAGCAGGCGGTCAAACAAGTAGTCCAGGTCCACACGCCACAGCAAGTAGTGCAACAGGCGGTGAAGCACCTCGTCCAGGTCCAGCCTCTGCAGCAGGCGGTAAAACAAGTAGTCCAGGTGCAGAGCCCGCAGCAGGTGGTAAAACAAGTAGTCCAGGTCCAGAATGCCTCCCAGCATCTTAAGACCGTTGCCCAGCAGGCTGTGTTGCAGGGTGGCGGAAGCAGCGCAAGCACTGTCCACTTGACTCAATCCAAG CCGGAACCAGTCAGGATCCAGATTCAGGCTCCtcccaaacaggaagtgaagccACGCCCCGCATCCCAGCAGCACAACAGTCAGTCTGTCAATCAACCGCAGGTGACCCTGTCGACCAATGGCACCACTCAGATCATCCACATCCAGCCGATGGTGGCTCAGCAGGGCCAGCAGTTGTTCTTGCAGCAGAACTTGGGCGACGCCCCCATCCAGTTGCTTCTCCAGAGTCCCGCCCCCGTGGTGGGATCTTTGCTCCCAGTGGTCCATAAGCTGCCAGCCCCCCCGTCCGCCGCCAAGACGCCGCCTGCCGCCACCCCCATTGTTAAACTGGCCAACGTGTCTCTGCTGAAACCCCCCGCCAACGGCACCGCATCATCCCCCAGTAAGTCCCCGGTCAAACAGACTGCTGCCTTGCCAGTGCAGGCCAGCCCCCCTGGAGCAGGCCCACCAGCCCCGGTCGCTTCCTCTACAGTCAAGGATCGAGACAAAGAAAAGGTGAGGAAGCAGAAGAAGAAAGATAAGAAGGCAGTCAAGGTGCAGACCAGGTCGGGACGGGTCTCAAGACCGCCTAAGTATAAAGCAAAAGACTATAAGTTCATAAAGACAGAGGACCTGGCCGAGAGCCACCAGTCTGACTCGGACGACTACTCGGACATGAGCACGGAGGACGAGGAACGAAAGGACGGCACTCGAGACGCCGACACCTCGCTGACCTACAGCCACAAGTCCAGGGCCCACCCTTGCCAGACCTGTGACAAGGCCTACATCGGACTGGGAGGACTCAACCGCCACTACAAGCTCAACCCCAGCCACGGCGAACCCGAACTGGCCGGCGACGTACCGCCGCAAACCGACCCTGAAGATGGGCAAGTGCGGATGGTAGCCACGGAAATGACAGCTGCGACAATGCCGGATGCCGCCACGGAAGAGGAGACTGAGGAGAAATCCGCTGTCACGGCAACTGACAAA GAGCCGGGCCCGGCGGCCTCTGCCGGAGGATTTAGGGGCGTCCACCACCGTGGTCCGGGCAGGCCCCGCGGTCGCGGACGAGGGAGGGGGCGTGGGCGGGGCCGTTCCCTGGGGGTGCCACCCAAG AAATTCGTTCAGGTGTCGGGCGGGCTCAGTCTCATGGGTCGGCGAGGACGCCCCGGACGGCCCCCCAAGCAGGTCGGCGGGACGGTGAGCGCTGAGCTGCAGGCTGAGAGGAGACGGGAGCGACTGCAGCAG CTGGTGGATCAGTGCGAGGACGAGGAGCTGATGGACATTGTTCTTCCCCGTCTCACCAAAGTCTTGAGCGTGTGGGAGATGCTGCTGGCCAAG GTGGAGCGGACGAGTCCGCCTCGTACTCACTTTCCAGATGTGTACCGCGAATTTGAGTCACTGCAGGCGCAAGTGAGGCAGGCCGCACAGGATTACATCGCCGCACCGCAAGGAGGCGCCGCGCCGCTGGAGGTCAGGAACATCGAG GTGGCACGCTCTCTGGGCATCCTTGACGAGGTCAATCGGATGAAGGTTCTCCCCGGCACGGCTTCAACGTCCGGGGTGAGCAACAAAAGTAGCCGCTACATGGAG AACTCAAAGATGCTGCCACCGTCCAAGCGCTTCAAGATGGAGAACAGCGTTCCTCTGCAGCACAACGGTATTGAGAGAGCAT CTGGGAGCTCCGCCGCCCCCGTGGCCACCTCGCTGGCCCCCGTGACACCAACGTCGGCAACGCCACTGCTTCCCACTGAAGCCAAACA CTCCGCCGGTCCCGCCCAGGCTCCTGCGGCTGCCACACCCATGGAGGTGACTACCGCTGAGCGGCAGGCAACAGAGGCTCCAGCGCCCCCGCCAGCGCCAGAAAGCCCGGCTCCGGTAGTACCGGCCCAGGAACCCGAGAAGCTTCCGGAGACATGTCTGGTGCAGGAGGGCCAGGAGATCTACATCGAGACGGATGGCCTGAGCGATGCGGACGGTATCGTCATTGTCAACGGGCCGGACGGAACCACCATGCACATCCAGACTCCTGAGGGAGTCCCCCTGGAGGCGGTGCAGGCCCTGCTGGGTATCGAATCGGGCGACCCCAGCAAAGCAAGTTGA
- the znf839 gene encoding zinc finger protein 839 isoform X3 has protein sequence MADNEDESGSGRTITVAEPPRSPAQTHAADSTQPDDATLPETIAPSTDPTESTPAATVEEREERSPAVSGEQSDHPVDLPEGVSAAAPAVGESQLVDFLQGEQSILVGAELSSLAADMSNTTIIYVQPDGSLMEGSGLTAEEQQALLEQLSKQQVVQVSDSEAVQLLQQSQVVKSSPVHSVALNPSQLQQVISQVSGKTPQQPVQKIVQVQTPQQAVKQVVQVHTPQQVVQQAVKHLVQVQPLQQAVKQVVQVQSPQQVVKQVVQVQNASQHLKTVAQQAVLQGGGSSASTVHLTQSKPEPVRIQIQAPPKQEVKPRPASQQHNSQSVNQPQVTLSTNGTTQIIHIQPMVAQQGQQLFLQQNLGDAPIQLLLQSPAPVVGSLLPVVHKLPAPPSAAKTPPAATPIVKLANVSLLKPPANGTASSPSKSPVKQTAALPVQASPPGAGPPAPVASSTVKDRDKEKVRKQKKKDKKAVKVQTRSGRVSRPPKYKAKDYKFIKTEDLAESHQSDSDDYSDMSTEDEERKDGTRDADTSLTYSHKSRAHPCQTCDKAYIGLGGLNRHYKLNPSHGEPELAGDVPPQTDPEDGQVRMVATEMTAATMPDAATEEETEEKSAVTATDKEPGPAASAGGFRGVHHRGPGRPRGRGRGRGRGRGRSLGVPPKKFVQVSGGLSLMGRRGRPGRPPKQVGGTVSAELQAERRRERLQQLVDQCEDEELMDIVLPRLTKVLSVWEMLLAKVERTSPPRTHFPDVYREFESLQAQVRQAAQDYIAAPQGGAAPLEVRNIEVARSLGILDEVNRMKVLPGTASTSGVSNKSSRYMENSKMLPPSKRFKMENSVPLQHNAGSSAAPVATSLAPVTPTSATPLLPTEAKHSAGPAQAPAAATPMEVTTAERQATEAPAPPPAPESPAPVVPAQEPEKLPETCLVQEGQEIYIETDGLSDADGIVIVNGPDGTTMHIQTPEGVPLEAVQALLGIESGDPSKAS, from the exons ATGGCGGACAACGAGGATGAGAGCGGGTCCGGGAGAACAATAACAGTCGCCGAACCTCCTCGCTCCCCAGCTCAGACCCACGCCGCGGACTCCACACAGCCCGATGATGCCACCCTGCCGGAAACCATCGCCCCGAGCACCGATCCGACCGAGAGTACCCCCGCGGCGACGGTCGAAGAGCGCGAGGAAAGATCGCCCGCGGTCTCCGGCGAGCAGAGCGACCATCCCGTGGACCTGCCCGAGGGAGTCtctgctgctgcccccgcggtCGGGGAGTCTCAACTGGTGGACTTTTTACAGGGAGAACAAAGCATCCTGGTGGGCGCAGAGTTGTCCAGCTTGGCCGCAGACATGAGCAACACCACAATCATCTACGTGCAGCCGGACGGCAGCCTGATGGAGGGCTCTGGGCTGACCGCTGAGGAGCAACAGGCTCTGCTGGAGCAGCTCAGCAAGCAGCAGGTGGTTCAAGTGTCCGACAGCGAGGCCGTCCAGCTGCTCCAGCAGAGCCAGGTTGTAAAGAGCAGCCCCGTCCACAGCGTGGCTCTCAATCCCAGCCAGCTGCAGCAGGTCATTAGCCAGGTGAGCGGCAAGACCCCACAGCAGCCTGTCCAGAAAATAGTCCAGGTCCAGACCCCACAGCAGGCGGTCAAACAAGTAGTCCAGGTCCACACGCCACAGCAAGTAGTGCAACAGGCGGTGAAGCACCTCGTCCAGGTCCAGCCTCTGCAGCAGGCGGTAAAACAAGTAGTCCAGGTGCAGAGCCCGCAGCAGGTGGTAAAACAAGTAGTCCAGGTCCAGAATGCCTCCCAGCATCTTAAGACCGTTGCCCAGCAGGCTGTGTTGCAGGGTGGCGGAAGCAGCGCAAGCACTGTCCACTTGACTCAATCCAAG CCGGAACCAGTCAGGATCCAGATTCAGGCTCCtcccaaacaggaagtgaagccACGCCCCGCATCCCAGCAGCACAACAGTCAGTCTGTCAATCAACCGCAGGTGACCCTGTCGACCAATGGCACCACTCAGATCATCCACATCCAGCCGATGGTGGCTCAGCAGGGCCAGCAGTTGTTCTTGCAGCAGAACTTGGGCGACGCCCCCATCCAGTTGCTTCTCCAGAGTCCCGCCCCCGTGGTGGGATCTTTGCTCCCAGTGGTCCATAAGCTGCCAGCCCCCCCGTCCGCCGCCAAGACGCCGCCTGCCGCCACCCCCATTGTTAAACTGGCCAACGTGTCTCTGCTGAAACCCCCCGCCAACGGCACCGCATCATCCCCCAGTAAGTCCCCGGTCAAACAGACTGCTGCCTTGCCAGTGCAGGCCAGCCCCCCTGGAGCAGGCCCACCAGCCCCGGTCGCTTCCTCTACAGTCAAGGATCGAGACAAAGAAAAGGTGAGGAAGCAGAAGAAGAAAGATAAGAAGGCAGTCAAGGTGCAGACCAGGTCGGGACGGGTCTCAAGACCGCCTAAGTATAAAGCAAAAGACTATAAGTTCATAAAGACAGAGGACCTGGCCGAGAGCCACCAGTCTGACTCGGACGACTACTCGGACATGAGCACGGAGGACGAGGAACGAAAGGACGGCACTCGAGACGCCGACACCTCGCTGACCTACAGCCACAAGTCCAGGGCCCACCCTTGCCAGACCTGTGACAAGGCCTACATCGGACTGGGAGGACTCAACCGCCACTACAAGCTCAACCCCAGCCACGGCGAACCCGAACTGGCCGGCGACGTACCGCCGCAAACCGACCCTGAAGATGGGCAAGTGCGGATGGTAGCCACGGAAATGACAGCTGCGACAATGCCGGATGCCGCCACGGAAGAGGAGACTGAGGAGAAATCCGCTGTCACGGCAACTGACAAA GAGCCGGGCCCGGCGGCCTCTGCCGGAGGATTTAGGGGCGTCCACCACCGTGGTCCGGGCAGGCCCCGCGGTCGCGGACGAGGGAGGGGGCGTGGGCGGGGCCGTTCCCTGGGGGTGCCACCCAAG AAATTCGTTCAGGTGTCGGGCGGGCTCAGTCTCATGGGTCGGCGAGGACGCCCCGGACGGCCCCCCAAGCAGGTCGGCGGGACGGTGAGCGCTGAGCTGCAGGCTGAGAGGAGACGGGAGCGACTGCAGCAG CTGGTGGATCAGTGCGAGGACGAGGAGCTGATGGACATTGTTCTTCCCCGTCTCACCAAAGTCTTGAGCGTGTGGGAGATGCTGCTGGCCAAG GTGGAGCGGACGAGTCCGCCTCGTACTCACTTTCCAGATGTGTACCGCGAATTTGAGTCACTGCAGGCGCAAGTGAGGCAGGCCGCACAGGATTACATCGCCGCACCGCAAGGAGGCGCCGCGCCGCTGGAGGTCAGGAACATCGAG GTGGCACGCTCTCTGGGCATCCTTGACGAGGTCAATCGGATGAAGGTTCTCCCCGGCACGGCTTCAACGTCCGGGGTGAGCAACAAAAGTAGCCGCTACATGGAG AACTCAAAGATGCTGCCACCGTCCAAGCGCTTCAAGATGGAGAACAGCGTTCCTCTGCAGCACAACG CTGGGAGCTCCGCCGCCCCCGTGGCCACCTCGCTGGCCCCCGTGACACCAACGTCGGCAACGCCACTGCTTCCCACTGAAGCCAAACA CTCCGCCGGTCCCGCCCAGGCTCCTGCGGCTGCCACACCCATGGAGGTGACTACCGCTGAGCGGCAGGCAACAGAGGCTCCAGCGCCCCCGCCAGCGCCAGAAAGCCCGGCTCCGGTAGTACCGGCCCAGGAACCCGAGAAGCTTCCGGAGACATGTCTGGTGCAGGAGGGCCAGGAGATCTACATCGAGACGGATGGCCTGAGCGATGCGGACGGTATCGTCATTGTCAACGGGCCGGACGGAACCACCATGCACATCCAGACTCCTGAGGGAGTCCCCCTGGAGGCGGTGCAGGCCCTGCTGGGTATCGAATCGGGCGACCCCAGCAAAGCAAGTTGA